The segment CGGAATCCGACAACCTGGCGATCTTTGGCGTGGTGGGCGCTGCCAAGCTCGACCAGGGCGGGACGAAACACGTCATTACGTCGGCGATCGAACACCACGCGGTGTTGAATGCGTGCCAGCACGTGGAGAGAACGGGAGTGGACGTTACCTATGTCCCGGTGGGGAGCGACGGCATTGTGGACCCGGAAGATGTCCGCCGGGAGATCCGGCCGGAAACCGTCCTGATCACCGTGATGCATGCGAACAACGAGCTGGGGACCCTGCAACCGATCGAAGAGATCGGGAAGATTGCTCGAGAAGCTGACGTCTATTTCCACTCGGATGCGGTGCAGACGGCGGGGAAGCTGCCTCTGGATGTCAGGAAGCTCGGGGTGGATTTGCTTTCAATCTCCGGCCACAAGCTGCATGGGCCGAAGGGTGTCGGTGCGCTCTATGTTCACCGCGGTGTTCATCTCGAGCCGCTCTTCTACGGCGGCCACCATCAAGGCGATCTGCGTCCCGGAACGGAAAACGTTGCCGGAATTATCGGGCTGGGTAAGGCGGCTGAGCTGGCGAGGAGGGAGCAAGCTGGGGAAGCAGTGCGGATTGGCGGGCTGCGGGATCGGCTCGAAGAAGAAATCCTGGCAACGGTTCCCCAGACGGGCGTCAATGGAAGCCGGGAGCGCCGTTTGCCGAACACCACCAACATCTATTTTGAATTTATCGAAGGAGAAGCGCTCGTAATTGCTCTGGATCTGAAGAGGGTGGCGTGTTCGACGGGGGCAGCGTGCTCCTCCGGGGCGATTGAACCCTCCCATGTCTTGACGGCGATCGGCAAGCCGCCAGAGATTGCTCGCGCCAGCTTGAGATTCAGCCTCGGGCACCTTAACGTGGCGGGAGACGTTGCCTATGCCGTGGAGGTGCTACCCGAGACGGTGCACCGCTTGAGAGAACTCTCGCCGCTATACAGGAAGCCAACAACCGCAAATGTCTGAGGTAATGCAGCCCGAAATTGTCGTCGCCATGAGCGGCGGGGTGGATAGCTCCACCGCGGCAGCGATTTTGCGCGCGCAGGGCCGGCGCATCATCGGCCTGACGATGCAACTTTGGAACCAGCGACGCCTGGCCGGCCGCTACCACGTTCCGGACGGCGTGAGGGGACGTTGCTGCTCGATTGATGATGTCTATGATGCCCGCCGCGTGGCTGAGCACCTGAACATTCCTTACTACGTGGTGAATTTCGAGCGACAGTTTGAAGAAAAGGTGGTGCAGCCTTTTGTTCGCGACTATCTGGCCGGTCGCACGCCTATTCCTTGCACCCTCTGCAATAATTGGATCAAGTTTGATGAGCTTTTGGTCATGGCTTGTCAACTGGGCGCGGAAAAGCTGGCGACGGGCCACTACGCGCGCATCGGGTATGATGCCGGGACAGGCCGCTATCAGTTGCTGCGGGCGGTGGACAAAAGCAAGGATCAGTCCTACTTCCTTTTCGGGCTCTCGCAGGAGCAGCTTGGGCGGGCCATATTTCCTCTGGGAGAAATGACCAAGGAACGGGTCCGCGAGGTGGCCCGGGATCACCAAGTGCCGGTGGCGGACAAGCGGGAGAGTCAGGAGATTTGCTTCGTGCCGACGGGCGACTACGCGCAGTTCATTGAGGCTTACGTCGCCGAGCAGGGAAACGGCCAGCTCTTGCGGGGCGGAGGCGCGGTAGTGACGAAGGCGGGGGAGGTGCTGGGAAAGCACGGCGGCGTGCATCAATATACCGTTGGCCAGCGCAAAGGCCTTGGCATCGCCACTGGTCAGCCGCTCTACGTTGTTGGGGTGGACGCAGCCGCAGGACAGATAACAGTGGGCGAGGAGACAGATCTCTATCAGCAGAGTTGTATCGCACGCGAGGTCAACTGGATTTCTATAGCGCCACCGGAAGGACCTGTCAGGGTGGAAGCCAAGATCCGCCACAAGCATGTCCCGGCGCCGGCAAAGGTAGCACCGCTCGATGAGGGACGCGCCCGCATCGTGTTTGACGAACCGCAGCGAGCCATCACACCCGGTCAGGCGGCCGTCTTCTATGACGGGGAGAAAGTCATCGGGGGCGGCTGGGTGGAGACTGTTCCTGCCTGATCAAGCGCAACGTCTTGAAAAGAGCGGGAGCGGGTCTCTTTCCTCTTGCGCGGGGTAGAGAGAGTCTGCGCCGGCATTTTTCAAGGTCTTCCGGCCTGTCTAAATCAAAGTCCACAGGAAGCAGATGGCATGGGACGCCAAGCGTCCGCAACCGGATTTTTGTCTGCGCCATCACCCGGCTGGTGCCCCACGCAATGCCGGAGAACATTTCGGGGATGAGGCGGCGACATGCGATGAGATAGTAGCCGCCGTCTCCGGTGGGACCGAGAACCACCTCGGTCCGGGAGAGCAAGCGGAGAGCATAAAGAATCCGTTCGCGGCTCAGCCAGGGCGTATCGGTCCCGAGCACCACAATGCGTTTGACGCCAGAGCGGAAGAAACCCCGCAAGGCGATGACGAGCTTCCGCCCCAGGTCGCCACGCGACTGTGAACCAACGGAAATATTTTTTGGGAGAGTTCCAACCTTGAGCCGGCGAACGACAGAAGGCGAACCGGCAAAGAGAACACACTTTTCGATTCGATGAGGCAGGCTGGCGACGGTACACAGCACATCCGCCAAACAAGCTCGATGGACCGCTGCGGCCCTGGCGGCCGAGAGCTTGGGCATGAGGCGTGTTTTGACTTTTCCGGGCGCAGGCGCTTTGGCGAAAACCAACACCAGGGCGCGGCTGCCGGAGATGTTTTTCATGGGAGAGAGGAACCGGGCCGCACGCCGCCGGCAGGGGGGCAGGCCGGGAAGGCATTGCCAGGTCAAATAAAGAGTTCTTCGTCCTGATGTTGTTGCGCCCGCTCGACCGGGGAGGATTTGCGACGCGAAAGGATGAAGTCCAGACCGGTCTTGACGCCATGGATGAGCGCCGAGGCCTCTCGAATCGGGGCGAGCACATTTTGGCGCACAGTGGTGCCGGTTTCCTCAATGCGGCCGAGAGCGACCGACAACATCTGGTCCACGCGGATGATCTGCAAGCGGAGCCGATCGGCTGCGTCGGCCATCACCGAGTCAAAGCGGATGACCTGGTCGCGAGCGCGCTGACTGATGTCAGCAGCATTGGCGAGGATGCTGGAAATACCTCGCTGGGAATCGCTGACCACGGCGCGGATGCCACTCAGCACCGGGGTGACCTTTTCGTCGAAATCGGCGGAGAGCTTGCGAAACTCCCGGCTGAGGGCCTGGAGGTGGCGGTACATTCCCGCGAGGATCAACATTTGGAGAATGACGGCGAGCGCGGTTACCGCGATGAAGACTCCGAGCAGCGTATCCATGTCACGTCCTCAGGAGCAAGATCAAGAAGCCTTGGATTTTTCCTCGCGGTAGGCCTGCTTGCCGGCCTCGATGGCGGAGGAAATCTGATCCTTCTGCTTGCGAACCACGTCCTTGGCGCGCTCGACATACTCTTCGGCCTGCTCCCGCACGTCGCGGCTCTTGCGCAGCAGAGCATCCCTGCCTTCTTCCGTGCGCTCGGCGAGGAATTCGCGGGTTTCTTTCCCGGTACGTGGGGCAAAAAGGATGCCGATCATCGCGCCGATGCCAAGTCCGACGAGGAAGTAGCTGAACCTGGCGCCTGCATTTTCGCTCATGACAACACCTCCCTGGGCTGGCAACTTCATGCTAACACCGCTGGCCAGTGAGAGCAAGCAGAGGCAAGAGAGCGGGTCATTGACTTTCGTTCGGGCTGTCGCTCAAGCGAGCGGGAGGGATTAGCGGAGACAAGTAGTCGCGGACTTTTTCGGCCTGGCGGCGATTGAGGAAGCGCGAAAGATCGGCGGGTGATGCTCGCCGGATTCCGTCGAGGCTACCGAAGGCGCGGAGCAGCTTGAGGGCGGTCTGCTCGCCGATGCCGGGGATTTCGACCAACTTCGACCGAAGCTCGCGGCGGGAACGGCGCTGCCGATGGAAAGTTACGGCAAAGCGGTGGGTTTCGTCCCGGATCATCTGGAAGAGATGGAGTACCGGAGAATGGCGCTCCAAATGAATGGGCTCGCTTTCCTGGCCGAGAACGTAAAGGGTTTCTTCTTTTTTGGCGATGCTGGCCAATGGCTGGTTGATGACCTGGAGGTCTTCCAGGGCTTTGCTGGCAGCGTGGAGCTGGCCGAGGCCACCGTCGAGGAGAATCATGTCAGGGAAAGGCTTGTTCTCCGACTGTAAACGGCGATAGCGGCGAAATACCGCTTCGTGCATGCTGGCGAAATCATCATTTCCCGCTCTTTGGCGAATGATGAACTTTCGATAGTCCGACTTCTTCATCTTGCCGTTTTCCCAGACCACCATCGATGCGACCGTTTCGACGCCGTGGATGTGGGAAATGTCGAAGCTTTCGATGCGGCGCGGGGGCCGGGGAAGCATCAGGGCCGTCTGCAGCGCTTCCAAGATTACCCTGGCGGCGGGCTTCAAGACGCGAAAACGGTGATCAAAGGAGTATTGAGCATTCTTGGCGACGAGCTGAAGCAGCGCCCGCTTGGGGCCGCGCTGCGGGGTCACGATCCCGACTCGATGACCGGAGCGCGCGGTCAAAATCGTTTCCAGCAGATCCAGGTCTTCAAATTCCACCGGGATGTGAATGAAGCGAGGTACGTAAGCGGCATCGAGATAGATCTGCTTCAGCAAGCCGGAAAAGAATTCGGCAGGATCGAATTCATCCATATCCTCCCAGAAAAATTCCTGCCGGTCGACCACCCGCCCGCCGCGGAGGTGAAACAGATTGACGGCAGCCAGCGAACGCTCTTGGAAATACCCAAGAATGTCGGTATCGTCGCCATCGGCGCGGGCCATCTTTTGTCGCTCTGCCACCTGGCGAACGGTAGAAACCAGATCGCGATAGGCAGCGGCCTGCTCAAAGCGCTCGGCGTTGGAGGCCTGGAGCATCCTGGCTTCGAGGGCGGAGATGAGTTCGCTGAGACGTCCTTCCAGAAAGGCACGCAAATCCGTCACGGTTTCGGCGTAGCGCTGGTCAGCGGTGAGGCCCTGGACGCAGGGCCCCTGGCAACGCTTGATGTAGTACTGGAGGCAGGGCCGGGGGTGAAAGCGAGTGAGGTCCACGGTGCATGAAGGAATCTGGAAGTGGCGGTGGATGAGATGGACAATGCGATGGGCCAGGCGGCCGGGAAAGTACGGTCCAAAATATTGCGCGCCATCCTTCTTGATCCGGCGTGTTACGTAAACGCGAGGATATTTTTCTTGAACCGTCAGCTTAATATACGGATAGGTTTTGTCGTCGCGCAAAAGGACGTTGAATTTCGGCTTGTGCTGTTTGATGAGGTTGTGCTCGAGGGCAAGTGCCTCTCGTTCATTGTCCACTACGACATATTCCAGGTCGGCGATCTCCCTGCAAAGAGAGCCGGTCTTAGCATCGGGGACGCGCGATCCGAGGAAATAGGACCTGACCCGATGGCGGAGGATTTTTGCTTTGCCAACGTAGAGGACTTTGCCAAGGGCATCCCGAAACAGATAAACTCCGGGCTGGAGAGGGAGGGTTTCGGCTTTTTCGGGCAACTCCATGGCGGCAGAGCTTCATTCGCAGCCAACTTTTCACTATAGCAAACCATCGAAGCGTTCGCCAGAAAGGAAGCAGGGGTGACTTGCAGGCGCGTGCTGGCCATGGTGGTTTTCTGGACGTGCCTCGGCGGGAATGTGTTTGCGCAGGCGCAGCAAGAAGACGCGCCTTTTGATCCCTTGCGAGCAGCCAAGGCGGTGGAAGTTGGCGAGTTCTATATGAGGCGGAAGAACTATGACGCCGCGATCAGCCGTTTCGAGGAGGCGGTCTATTTCAAGCCGAACTATGCGCTGGCCTATTTTCGGCTCGGCCAATCGTATGAAAAAGCCCTCCGGCCGGTAGATGCCTTGCGCGCCTATCGGAAATACCTCGAAATTCTCCCCACGGGCAAGGAGGCGAGATGGGCGAAAAAGCGGATTGCCGAACTGGGACACGAGCAGGCAAAAAAGGCACCCGCGAAGGCACCCGAGTAAAGCGCAGACCAGCGATCATGCAGGCGGAAAGCTTGAGCCGACCATGCTTTCCTACGGATTTCCATTGGGTTGCAGCCTGAAAGCTGTCCCCGCCCTGCGGAAGTTTCCAACCAAGAGGGAGGGCACTTTAGCACATACGTCCAAGATAGGCTCGCGCCTCAGCGTAGCGGCGAAAGCGCCTTTCCTCCTTACGAAATTCTCGGGTATGGAAATACGAGCGACAAAGATTATGCTGGCCCGGGTGCGTCATATGAAGCATTTCATGAAACAGCACGAACTCGACGACATATCGGGGAACCGGTCGTCGGTCGAGGAAAGAACTGAGGGTGATTGCTTGGGGAATGGGATCGTAGCGGCCGAGCCGAGTGCAAGCCTGCCGGCCCGTCCAGCCAAGGCGCGGCCTCCTGAAGCGACCTTCGAAGTAGATGCGATTCAACCGGGAGAAGAGCTGCCGTAAATCATAAAATGTTCCAACCGGCTGGCAGACCTTGGAGGCGAATCGGCGCTTGTGATGAACTAACTTGCGTTGAAGAAGAAGCGAACGAACAAAGCTCAAGTAGGGCGTGGAAACCGCTTTTGGCACGCTGCGGCGGTAGAGCCGGTCGAGAAGCATGGCTGCCAGGGATTCCAGGACAGGCCGCGGCGCGTCTTGCATCAAGGTGGCAAGCCGGACGAAAGCCAATCCCCGTCGGAGACGAATGGTGTGGGTGAGATCGGAATAGGGAAAGAACTCGACCTCAAATGCCGGTATGGGTCGGCGGAGGCGCAGCTTGCGAAAAGTCCGACGAAAGATGGCAGGGCCGGCAGGGAAGGGGAGAGAGCAGCGGCTCAATTCTTATTATCCCCTCCCTTAGGTTTTTTAGGAGCTGGCTGCTCTTTGGCGGCTGTGTCCACCTGGGCAATCGCCTCCTGAGTAGCGATGATAGAATCCTCGAGGGTATC is part of the Candidatus Acidiferrales bacterium genome and harbors:
- a CDS encoding cysteine desulfurase family protein produces the protein MRRVYLDNNATTAIRPEVLEALTPYLAEEYGNASSIHSFGQRARAGVERARAEVAALVGAQPKEIVFTSGGTESDNLAIFGVVGAAKLDQGGTKHVITSAIEHHAVLNACQHVERTGVDVTYVPVGSDGIVDPEDVRREIRPETVLITVMHANNELGTLQPIEEIGKIAREADVYFHSDAVQTAGKLPLDVRKLGVDLLSISGHKLHGPKGVGALYVHRGVHLEPLFYGGHHQGDLRPGTENVAGIIGLGKAAELARREQAGEAVRIGGLRDRLEEEILATVPQTGVNGSRERRLPNTTNIYFEFIEGEALVIALDLKRVACSTGAACSSGAIEPSHVLTAIGKPPEIARASLRFSLGHLNVAGDVAYAVEVLPETVHRLRELSPLYRKPTTANV
- the mnmA gene encoding tRNA 2-thiouridine(34) synthase MnmA, translated to MSEVMQPEIVVAMSGGVDSSTAAAILRAQGRRIIGLTMQLWNQRRLAGRYHVPDGVRGRCCSIDDVYDARRVAEHLNIPYYVVNFERQFEEKVVQPFVRDYLAGRTPIPCTLCNNWIKFDELLVMACQLGAEKLATGHYARIGYDAGTGRYQLLRAVDKSKDQSYFLFGLSQEQLGRAIFPLGEMTKERVREVARDHQVPVADKRESQEICFVPTGDYAQFIEAYVAEQGNGQLLRGGGAVVTKAGEVLGKHGGVHQYTVGQRKGLGIATGQPLYVVGVDAAAGQITVGEETDLYQQSCIAREVNWISIAPPEGPVRVEAKIRHKHVPAPAKVAPLDEGRARIVFDEPQRAITPGQAAVFYDGEKVIGGGWVETVPA
- a CDS encoding TIGR04282 family arsenosugar biosynthesis glycosyltransferase, producing MKNISGSRALVLVFAKAPAPGKVKTRLMPKLSAARAAAVHRACLADVLCTVASLPHRIEKCVLFAGSPSVVRRLKVGTLPKNISVGSQSRGDLGRKLVIALRGFFRSGVKRIVVLGTDTPWLSRERILYALRLLSRTEVVLGPTGDGGYYLIACRRLIPEMFSGIAWGTSRVMAQTKIRLRTLGVPCHLLPVDFDLDRPEDLEKCRRRLSLPRARGKRPAPALFKTLRLIRQEQSPPSRPR
- a CDS encoding YtxH domain-containing protein produces the protein MSENAGARFSYFLVGLGIGAMIGILFAPRTGKETREFLAERTEEGRDALLRKSRDVREQAEEYVERAKDVVRKQKDQISSAIEAGKQAYREEKSKAS
- the uvrC gene encoding excinuclease ABC subunit UvrC, with the protein product MELPEKAETLPLQPGVYLFRDALGKVLYVGKAKILRHRVRSYFLGSRVPDAKTGSLCREIADLEYVVVDNEREALALEHNLIKQHKPKFNVLLRDDKTYPYIKLTVQEKYPRVYVTRRIKKDGAQYFGPYFPGRLAHRIVHLIHRHFQIPSCTVDLTRFHPRPCLQYYIKRCQGPCVQGLTADQRYAETVTDLRAFLEGRLSELISALEARMLQASNAERFEQAAAYRDLVSTVRQVAERQKMARADGDDTDILGYFQERSLAAVNLFHLRGGRVVDRQEFFWEDMDEFDPAEFFSGLLKQIYLDAAYVPRFIHIPVEFEDLDLLETILTARSGHRVGIVTPQRGPKRALLQLVAKNAQYSFDHRFRVLKPAARVILEALQTALMLPRPPRRIESFDISHIHGVETVASMVVWENGKMKKSDYRKFIIRQRAGNDDFASMHEAVFRRYRRLQSENKPFPDMILLDGGLGQLHAASKALEDLQVINQPLASIAKKEETLYVLGQESEPIHLERHSPVLHLFQMIRDETHRFAVTFHRQRRSRRELRSKLVEIPGIGEQTALKLLRAFGSLDGIRRASPADLSRFLNRRQAEKVRDYLSPLIPPARLSDSPNESQ
- a CDS encoding tetratricopeptide repeat protein; the protein is MTCRRVLAMVVFWTCLGGNVFAQAQQEDAPFDPLRAAKAVEVGEFYMRRKNYDAAISRFEEAVYFKPNYALAYFRLGQSYEKALRPVDALRAYRKYLEILPTGKEARWAKKRIAELGHEQAKKAPAKAPE
- a CDS encoding SprT-like domain-containing protein, which gives rise to MSRCSLPFPAGPAIFRRTFRKLRLRRPIPAFEVEFFPYSDLTHTIRLRRGLAFVRLATLMQDAPRPVLESLAAMLLDRLYRRSVPKAVSTPYLSFVRSLLLQRKLVHHKRRFASKVCQPVGTFYDLRQLFSRLNRIYFEGRFRRPRLGWTGRQACTRLGRYDPIPQAITLSSFLDRRPVPRYVVEFVLFHEMLHMTHPGQHNLCRSYFHTREFRKEERRFRRYAEARAYLGRMC